The genomic interval GTTTTTCGGGAAATTATTTGGCAAGGTTTCAGGTTCCGTTCAAGAAATGCTGTCTAAGTATCAAAAGACCGGTGCACAAATTGATCGAATTAGCGTTAAGCTTGATCGAAGTAAAAATGTCTTATTATCGGATATTGCTATTTTAGAAAAATTATATGAAGCGAATAAAGATTATTTTCATGCATTGAATGTATATATTGCTGCAGGTGAAATTAAGCTTGAAGAATTGCACAATAAGACAATTCCGGAGCTGAAACAATCGGCACAAATATCTAATGATCAAATGAAGTTTCAAGAAGTCAATGATATGATTCAATTTGCAGATCGCCTTGATAAACGTTTGCATGATTTAAAATTAAGTCGAGAAATTACGATTCAAAGTGCGCCTCAAATTCGCTTAATTCAGAATACTAATCAGGCATTAGTAGAGAAAATTCAATCGTCTATTATGACCGCTATTCCGTTGTGGAAAAATCAAGTAGCTATTGCGCTTACTCTTGTTAGGCAGCGCCATGCACTTGAAGCTCAGAAGCAAGTTTCCAAAACAACGAATGACTTGCTTTTGAAAAATGCAGAACTATTAAAAACAAATACGATTGAAACGGCAAGAGAAAATGAAAGAGGTCTTGTCGATATTGAAACGTTAAAGAAAACGCAGGCAAGTTTAATTTCTACGTTGGAAGAAACACTGAAGATTCAAGAGGAAGGCCGTATGAAGCGTCGTCAAGCAGAGCACGAACTAGCTTCTATGGAAACAGAGTTAAAGCAAAAGCTGTTAGAGATTAGAGGCGAATAGATTGTTTATATGGTGAAAGCTTAGTCACGACTAGGCTTTTTTTGTGCCTAATTGAGCGGAAAAATTATCTGCAAAATAGTTCTTAGTAACGTGAAAATCCTAGCTTTTTCTAGTATAGTAATAATAGAGGGAGTGAGGGTATGTATTTAACAGTGAAAGAAACAGCAGAGTATATATCATTATCAGAATCACATATTAAAAGCTTAATTTTACAAAATAAAATACGGGCTGTTCATGATGGTGAGCAGTATTTAATTTATAAAGACCAATTTAACACACATTTTGAACAATTGGAGACCTATAAAAAACAGGTTGCTGAGTATTTAAATGAACCTATTCCAGAAGATATTGATGTGAAGGATGAAGATTAGTATTTGTTGTAAAGAGGATATTTTTATACACTCTCAATATAGAGGATTTTTTCGATAATATTTGGACCATGATTTAGGCTCTAGAATGGTTATGAAGTGTGGCCACTAAAAGAAGAAGTAGAGATGATTTTTCTAAATATTGTATGAAGGCTATAAGTAGTACATTTGTCTTAATCTGTGTAAGATATATATAGTAGGAATGAATATGCCAAAATGAAGTTAGGGGATAGGTTAGTGGTCAAAGAATATTTACAAAGTAAAGGTTTTTCAAGACTGATTGCATTAGTCGTTGTTGTTATATTTTTAATTAGTATTGGAAGTATGCTTAATTTATTATTGTTTACTTTTATTTTTACATTTCTTATGGGCAGATTAGAGAGATTTATAACGACTCAAGTAAATAAAGTCATTCGGATTAACTCTAAAGTAGTCATTGTATTTTTATATTCTATTGTACTGTCTTCTTTAGGCATTGTGTTATATAAATATTTACCGGTCATTACGATGCAATTAACGGAATTAGTGAAGCAAATTGTGTTTTTCTTCCAAAATCCACCTGATAGTCGCATCATTAAGTATATTATTTCATACATGAATGATGTAGAAACACCGCTTGATTTTCAAACGCAAGTGAACTTTGTTTATTTATATATTGCAGACCTTGGGAAGTTAACTCTCCAAATATTCCTTTCCATCTTATTGAGCCTGTTCTTCTTATTAGAAAAGGACAAAATTATTCGTTTTACCTCTAAATTTAAACGAGGAAAATTCAGTAGTTTCTTTTTAAATATAGAGCATTTTGGCAGAAAATTTGTGAATTCATTTGGGAAAGTAATCGAAGTTCAGTTTTTAATTGCGACAACAAATGCGGTCCTTTCTATTACTTTTTTATGGATAATGGGTTTCCCCCAGTTAATAGGACTCGGTATTATGATTTTCTTTTTAGGATTAATTCCGGTAGCAGGTGTGATTATTTCACTTATTCCACTTAGTATGATTGCCTATAGTATAGGCGGGATCTCAATGGTTATTGCTGTATTAATCATGATTGCTGTCATCCATGCTATAGAAAGTTATATTTTAAATCCGAAGTTTATGTCTGCTAAGACGAATTTGCCAACATTTTTTACCTTTATCGTACTTATCTTTTCCGAACACTTCCTTGGTATTTGGGGGTTAATTATCGGGATTCCAATCTTTATCTTCCTATTAGATATGTTAGATATTCATGAGGATAATCATAAAGCAACTCGTTAAATAGAAGCAGCAATCTCTAATTAAAGGGATTGCTGTTTTTATGTTCAGTTGGATAATATAGAACGAACCCTCTTCTGAAATCAGAAGAGGGTTCTGGGAACAAGTAAGGGGTAATTTATTTAATGTATGAAGCACCGAGAAGCGATTCAGGGCTTTGTCCAAGCACCAACATGCTTATTTTGGCATATCCAATTGTTTCATAGTCAGCGAAAGTTTTTTGTAAAATATGGATATTTGGATCATCTTTTAATTTTTGTATTTCTTCTTTATATAGACTAATGACAGAGGGCATTACAAATTCAGGGGTAAATTCGCTTGCGTCCTCGTCCATAATCAAACAGCCCATATATTGATACTTAAATTGAAAAGCGCGTGTTAAGCCAACGACATGGAGTAATTTCTTAAATAACTCGGGGTAAGAATCTTTAATTTTCTCCAGTGCCTCTTCGGTTGTTTGCAACTCATCTACACTTGATAAAGTGACCATAATATCTCCTTTCGTACTATGAAAAAATAGGTTCCAATTTCACAATGCTTATATTCATAAACAGTCTACTCCTGCTTCTATAGAAAGTAAAATGGTTATAATTCATTATAACTATAGCTTTTATCTATGATTGAGGTTTGATGAATAGTCCATTCATGGATTTGAAAGGAAGATTAATCTGTATCTAGCTTTTGCTCGGTTAATACTTGTTTTGCAAAGCGCAGCCATTCTTTAGCTGCAAAGGATAGATGACGATTTTTACTCCAAATGACTCCCAGCTTCCACTTTATAGATGGGTTAATGACTTTTACAGAACAAACGTGACTTTGTAAGTGACTGCATAGACTTTCGGGTAATAGTGTAATTCCTAGCTTGCAGGCTACCATCTCCTCAAGAAAGTCCCAACGTGAACTCTCTGACATAACACGAGGAGTAAAGCCAGCTATCTCACAGGAGGAGACGACAAGGTCACGCAGTATGAATTCTTTATTAAAAAGAATAAAGTCTTCTTGAGCCAGAGCTCCTAAATCAACTTCTTCAGTTTGAGCTAGTGGGTGTTCCGGATGGAGGATTAATCGAATATCTTCTTCTAAAAATGCAAAAGAGTGAAAAAGTTCAGTATTAGTAGGGAAAGCAATTACACCGATATCAAGTAAATCATTTTCAACAGCCTCTTGTATTTTCTTCGAACCATCTTCTATTAATTGGAGTGTAATATTTGGATACTCCTCATGAAAGCGGCCGATAATTTTTGGGAAAAAGGAAGCATCGATAATTGGGGGTAATCCTAGTCGAATATGTCCTTTTTTCAAGCCCGACAGATATTCCATTTCTGTTTCTAAATTGCTAAATGCCTTATCAATTAATTTTGCTTGTTCGAGTACGACTCGTCCGGCATCGGTAAGTGTTAATTGTTTACGTGAGCGATCAAAAAGTTCCACGCCTAACTCGGTTTCGAGTTTTTTAATCATTTTACTAATCGTAGGCTGAGTAATGTATAAATGTTCGGCGGCTTTAGTAAAGCTATTGAAGTGTGTTACTTGAATAAAGTATTGTAAATGTTTGATGTCCAATGCCGTCACCTGCTTTTCTTTAGGTCAATCATTTCTTATTGTACACATATCGTCATAGGAATGTAAATTTTTGAGTTGTAGAAAAGAGGGGGACTTCTAAATTGGGGTCATGTCAGAAAATTAATTTGGATTTATATAGATATCTTTATGATTTACAAGAGGGGAAAGGTCTTTTATACTATGTTATATTTCCTAGATAATCTGGTGAATTTCTTTAAATACTGGAGGGAACAACCGATAAATACTATAAATGAGGTGCTAGTATAGAGGGGAGAAGTGGGGGAATAGGGTGAATAAGTTATTTAAAATTAGTTGGCATGCTTTTTTTGACGAAAATACGTTTTTAGAAGGGCGTAGTATAGTAGAGGCAGAAACGGATTATGAAGCAGCTAATAAGTTAATTTTTGAGAAAGCACATGAGTATCGTTTAAGAAAAACATGGATTAGGATTGATTCTTTAGTTGAATTAATTAGTTAAAGCTCAAAGCTTTCCAAGTAACGGAACTTGGGAAGTTTTTTGTTTTGCGCAAGTAACTTAAAAATTTATTTCCCATAAAGGTACTTTGAAAAATTATCCACAAAAGAAATAAAGGGATACGAATGAATGGTAGAGTTTATCCACATTATCCACAAAGTTATCCATAATTTCCATAATTATGATGTTAATAAAACGGAGATTACAGTTCATTATTTATCTGTATTTTCAGAATATATCCACAATATTAACAGTTCTGTGGATAAACCTGTGTGTAAAAGTGAAGAGCGCTATTCTTTAATATTTCCCAGATTTTGTCCTTTAACACACTTTAACGAAGGCAAAAACGTAATGATCTGAGGAGCATGATTGTTCAGCTAAACGGAGAGGCTGGCCCGAAAGCCATTTTTCGTGACTTTTGGGTCGGCCTCATATTGATTCTATGCAAGGCTTGAGTTATATATTAGTTATCTCTTTTAGCGCGTTGATCAGCTACATTTGCTCGTGCTTGTGCCTCTAAATCATCTGCATCTGCTAATTCTGCTGAGTATTCCACATCAATTCCATCACTTTGTAAATTTTTTTCGAATTGTGATAGTCCTTGGTTGTTTTTATTCCGTTTAATAGGTTTATGGTTTTGTCCCATTGAAGTACCTCCTATCAGGATGATTAGATGTTAACGACGAGCTCTCTTATCAGTGAATCCGCCTGCACGATCTGCGCTTTTAAATTCACGTGAGTATAGTACGGCTTGTGTACTAGTTAAATTTGTTCTTAACTTTTCATGTTTTTTATTGGCCATTTAATCATCTCCTATTTTGGTAATATTTCTATTTTTTCCTTAAATGGACTAAACATACATTAGGAATTTTTTTCTTTTGACTTTATCCCATACTTAACGGGCAGTAAGAACCCCACCTCAACCTTATGAGGAACCAAAGAAGGTAGGTGGGGGATGAAGGAAAACCCCCACTGATGGAAGTTTCACTTTATTATGTTAAAAGGTCAGTTAAGGCTTGTTTTAAAGTTAGGTAAGAAAATGAAAAATGATGATGCAATAATTTAGTTGGTTGTACACGTTGTCCTTCTAAAACAAGCATGCTCATTTCACCTAAAGCCAGTTTAAGGGCGAATGACGGTACAGGAAGCCAATGCGGACGATGGGTGATAGAACTAATCATTTGCCCGAATGGTTTCATTTGTGTTGGTTCTGGAGAGGTAAAATTGACGGGACCAGAGATTTTAGGGTGATTGATGCAAAAAAGAATTCCACGAATGACATCTTGGATATGAATCCATGAGAGCCATTGAGTTCCGCGTCCCATTGTGCCGCCGGCCATTAGCTTGTACGGTAATACCATCATTGGCAGTGCTCCACCTTGTTGATCGAGAATTAAACCGAACCGAGCTAGGACAACTCGATTGCTGTATGCCTTAGAGTGAAGTGCTTCGTGTTCCCACAACTTCACCGTTTGTGCTAAAAAGTCTTCCCCAATAGATTCTGTTGTTTCAGAGAAGGTTAATTGATCTGACACTCCATATACACCAATTGCACTCGCGTTAATAACAACAGAAGGTTTATGTGTACAGGCAGCCAGAATCCGATTCATTTCTTTTGTGGCGATCAGGCGGCTTTCTGTAATTTTCTGCTTGCGCTGGGTTGTCCAACGTCCGCTGTTTAAAGATTCGCCAGCTAAATTAATAAATACATCCAGATTGTTCAATGCATTTTCGGGGCGGGCTCCCTCATAAAGCCAGCCAATATAGTGAACCTGACTTTGATTGTGATATTTTTCAGGATGCCTAGTGAGGATAAACACAGTGTGATGTGCTTGTATTAATTCATCCACGAGGGCAGTTCCAACAAAGCCTGTTCCACCTGCAATGGCAATATTCATGGAAAACACTTCCTTTTAAGAGGATTTGAGCTAACCTTATCATGGAATGGCAGCCTTTTGAAAGAGAAAGCGACGATTGAATGTGGTAAAGTAAAAAGGAGGTGTGTATGATGCCAACAATTACGAAAATAACCACTCAAACAAAGCGAACGGATCGCTATAATATCTTTATAGATGAAAAGTATTCGTTTAGTGTTGATGAGGATGTTCTGTTAAAGTTTCAATTAAAAAAAGGAAAAGAAATTGATGCGTTATTATTAAGTCAAATTCAATTTCATGATAATATTCAAAAATCGTTTACAGATGCTTTAGGATATTTATCGTACCGCATGCGCTCTGAAGCGGAGATTCGTTTATATTTAAAGCAGAAAGGAATTGAAGAGCCAATTATTCATGAAACGATTCATAGGCTCTATCAATATAATTATTTAGATGATTTAGACTTTGCTAAAGCTTATGTACGAACACATGTGAATGGCGGTAATAAAGGACCGGTTGTGCTTCAGCGCGAGTTAAAGGAAAAGGGGATTAG from Peribacillus asahii carries:
- a CDS encoding toxic anion resistance protein, with amino-acid sequence MSESNLSKKDNLLDDLLADPFGEQKVIMESPAAESKPVKLIDVIPEENRAKAYQLAEQINPKDHQAMISYGTPAQAKLLTFSHSMLDHVQKKDIGEVGEIISDLMKKLNEVSPDELKPEKQSFFGKLFGKVSGSVQEMLSKYQKTGAQIDRISVKLDRSKNVLLSDIAILEKLYEANKDYFHALNVYIAAGEIKLEELHNKTIPELKQSAQISNDQMKFQEVNDMIQFADRLDKRLHDLKLSREITIQSAPQIRLIQNTNQALVEKIQSSIMTAIPLWKNQVAIALTLVRQRHALEAQKQVSKTTNDLLLKNAELLKTNTIETARENERGLVDIETLKKTQASLISTLEETLKIQEEGRMKRRQAEHELASMETELKQKLLEIRGE
- a CDS encoding excisionase family DNA-binding protein — protein: MYLTVKETAEYISLSESHIKSLILQNKIRAVHDGEQYLIYKDQFNTHFEQLETYKKQVAEYLNEPIPEDIDVKDED
- a CDS encoding AI-2E family transporter, which encodes MKLGDRLVVKEYLQSKGFSRLIALVVVVIFLISIGSMLNLLLFTFIFTFLMGRLERFITTQVNKVIRINSKVVIVFLYSIVLSSLGIVLYKYLPVITMQLTELVKQIVFFFQNPPDSRIIKYIISYMNDVETPLDFQTQVNFVYLYIADLGKLTLQIFLSILLSLFFLLEKDKIIRFTSKFKRGKFSSFFLNIEHFGRKFVNSFGKVIEVQFLIATTNAVLSITFLWIMGFPQLIGLGIMIFFLGLIPVAGVIISLIPLSMIAYSIGGISMVIAVLIMIAVIHAIESYILNPKFMSAKTNLPTFFTFIVLIFSEHFLGIWGLIIGIPIFIFLLDMLDIHEDNHKATR
- the cidR gene encoding cidABC operon transcriptional activator CidR: MDIKHLQYFIQVTHFNSFTKAAEHLYITQPTISKMIKKLETELGVELFDRSRKQLTLTDAGRVVLEQAKLIDKAFSNLETEMEYLSGLKKGHIRLGLPPIIDASFFPKIIGRFHEEYPNITLQLIEDGSKKIQEAVENDLLDIGVIAFPTNTELFHSFAFLEEDIRLILHPEHPLAQTEEVDLGALAQEDFILFNKEFILRDLVVSSCEIAGFTPRVMSESSRWDFLEEMVACKLGITLLPESLCSHLQSHVCSVKVINPSIKWKLGVIWSKNRHLSFAAKEWLRFAKQVLTEQKLDTD
- a CDS encoding YfhD family protein, with product MGQNHKPIKRNKNNQGLSQFEKNLQSDGIDVEYSAELADADDLEAQARANVADQRAKRDN
- a CDS encoding YfhE family protein; the protein is MANKKHEKLRTNLTSTQAVLYSREFKSADRAGGFTDKRARR
- a CDS encoding TIGR01777 family oxidoreductase, which produces MNIAIAGGTGFVGTALVDELIQAHHTVFILTRHPEKYHNQSQVHYIGWLYEGARPENALNNLDVFINLAGESLNSGRWTTQRKQKITESRLIATKEMNRILAACTHKPSVVINASAIGVYGVSDQLTFSETTESIGEDFLAQTVKLWEHEALHSKAYSNRVVLARFGLILDQQGGALPMMVLPYKLMAGGTMGRGTQWLSWIHIQDVIRGILFCINHPKISGPVNFTSPEPTQMKPFGQMISSITHRPHWLPVPSFALKLALGEMSMLVLEGQRVQPTKLLHHHFSFSYLTLKQALTDLLT
- the recX gene encoding recombination regulator RecX; this encodes MMPTITKITTQTKRTDRYNIFIDEKYSFSVDEDVLLKFQLKKGKEIDALLLSQIQFHDNIQKSFTDALGYLSYRMRSEAEIRLYLKQKGIEEPIIHETIHRLYQYNYLDDLDFAKAYVRTHVNGGNKGPVVLQRELKEKGISDPLIQQALLEYPFDVQIDHAKHLANKSIKKEKAISERALQQKLEHMLSRKGFSRDVIVIALEGVTIEKDEQEEWDSLCYQAEKIIRRYRAYEGFLFQQKVKQALFRKGFSLELIERYLNELEGE